Proteins from a single region of Puntigrus tetrazona isolate hp1 chromosome 2, ASM1883169v1, whole genome shotgun sequence:
- the klhl18 gene encoding kelch-like protein 18 — translation MTMGDTIFEELEDLMHFSVADLPARGYAVMEEIRRQGKLCDVTLKVGEHKFSAHRIVLAASIPYFHAMFTNDMVECKQDEIVMQGMDPSALEALINFAYNGHIAIDQQNVQALLIGASFLQLQNVKDACCTFLQQRLHPKNCLGVRQFAETMMCTTLYDAANSFVHQHFVEVSMSEEFLTLRPEEVLELVGCDELNVQAEEQVFEAVLAWVRHSREDRETRLPELMSKTRLPLCRPQFLADRVQQDELVRCCHKCRDLVDEAKDYHLMPERRPHLPAYKTRQRCCTSIAGLIYAVGGLNSAGDSLNVVEVFDPIGNCWERCQPMSTTRSRVGVAVVNGLLYAIGGYDGQSRLRTVEVYNPETDTWTKVASMNTQRSAMGTVVVDGHIYVCGGYDGKSSLNSVECYSPETDRWTIVTEMSASRSAAGVTVFEGRIYVSGGHDGLQIFNTVEYYNHHTALWHPVAPMINKRCRHGAAALGSNLYVAGGYDGSAFLSGAEVYSSVADQWSHLVAMNTRRSRISLVANCGRLYAVGGYDGQSNLSSMEMYDPETNRWTFMAPMVCHEGGVGVGCIPLQPA, via the exons ATGACGATGGGTGACACGATTTTTGAAGAATTAGAAgatttgatgcatttttctGTCGCCGATTTGCCCGCTCGTGGATATGCAGTGATGGAGGAGATCCGACGACAAGGAAAACTGTGTGACGTTACCCTAAAA GTAGGAGAGCACAAATTCAGTGCTCACCGAATAGTCCTTGCTGCTTCTATTCCATACTTCCATGCCATGTTCACCAATGACATGGTGGAATGCAAACAGGATGAAATTGTCATGCAGGGCATGGACCCCAG TGCACTTGAAGCCCTAATAAACTTTGCCTACAACGGACACATAGCCATAGACCAGCAAAACGTCCAGGCCCTCCTGATAGGGGCCAGTTTCCTGCAGCTTCAAAATGTCAAAGATGCCTGCTGCACTTTTTTACAACaaag GTTGCATCCAAAGAATTGCCTTGGTGTACGGCAGTTTGCAGAAACCATGATGTGCACCACACTTTATGATGCAGCCAACAGCTTCGTTCACCAGCACTTTGTAGAGGTTTCCATGTCTGAGGAGTTCCTGACCCTTCGGCCGGAGGAGGTGCTTGAGCTTGTGGGCTGTGATGAGCTCAACGTCCAAGCAGAGGAGCAG GTTTTTGAGGCCGTACTTGCTTGGGTACGACATTCACGTGAAGACCGGGAGACACGGTTACCAGAGCTAATGTCCAAGACCCGTCTGCCTCTTTGTCGACCTCAGTTCCTTGCTGACCGAGTCCAACAAGATGAGCTTGTACGCTGCTGCCACAAATGCAG GGACCTTGTTGATGAGGCTAAAGATTACCATCTGATGCCGGAGCGAAGGCCACACCTCCCAGCCTACAAGACCCGACAGAGATGTTGCACATCCATCGCAGGCTTAATCTATGCAGTTGGGGGCCTCAATAGTGCTG GTGACTCATTAAATGTCGTGGAAGTATTTGATCCAATTGGAAACTGTTGGGAGCGATGCCAGCCTATGAGCACAACCCGCAGTCGAGTGGGCGTTGCTGTCGTGAACGGGCTGCTTTATGCCATTGGTGGCTACGACGGCCAATCACGGCTTAGAACCGTCGAGGTTTACAACCCAGAAACTGACACATGGACCAAAGTTGCAAGCATGAATACTCAGCGCAG CGCAATGGGAACAGTCGTAGTTGATgggcatatatatgtgtgtggtgGATATGATGGCAAATCCTCTCTGAATTCAGTCGAGTGCTATTCTCCAGAGACTGACAG ATGGACGATAGTTACAGAAATGAGCGCAAGCCGCAGTGCTGCTGGTGTTACTGTATTTGAAGGCAGAATATATGTCTCAGGTGGGCATGATGGTCTGCAAATATTCAACACG GTGGAGTACTACAACCATCACACTGCATTATGGCACCCTGTCGCTCCAATGATAAACAAGCGCTGTCGTCACGGCGCTGCAGCCTTGGGCAGCAATCTGTACGTGGCAGGAGGTTACGACGGCTCTGCTTTCCTCAGTGGAGCAGAGGTGTACAGCTCCGTAGCGGATCAGTGGAGCCACTTAGTGGCCATGAACACTCGACGCAGCCGCATTTCTCTGGTGGCCAACTGTGGTCGACTCTATGCAGTGGGAGGTTATGACGGACAGTCCAATCTCAGCTCTATGGAAATGTATGACCCAGAAACGAACCGCTGGACATTTATGGCACCGATGGTTTGCCACGAAGGTGGGGTAGGGGTGGGCTGTATACCCTTACAGCCTGCTTAA
- the bfsp2 gene encoding phakinin yields the protein MPLPRRRSSFLGQAASERPSGVGRISAASTAAPRGVFVGMAPTGGTSSLGARVSRRALGISSVFLHGLRSTSAPVVTQPRDRGHQFGFDSLNTCLLEYRDKVHALEQLNQQLEEQIRHCLERKAVSAGKWTGLKQDWEDVYMQVSEAILDNARLMLQTENVQANAEDFKDRYENEQPFRKAVEEEINSLYKVIDEANLTGTDLENEIESMKNELMNLEENHIEDVKMLYKQISGREVDEPDAPTETSLDQILAFIRSHWEKIIEKNRAETDDYLECKQTGSVNSKLSQEEEELESLKTECNDAGCKIQSLQAETESIRALKRGLENALSDAKHWHDIELQNLGSVIGKLEAELNDVRGDIEQQRRDYETLLNNKMKLEMEIGTYHGILDGEESRFCSTFPGGSSVPEGRTDPTPSTSQLQSSPQAEGSNAPGAPEERKLE from the exons ATGCCTCTGCCGCGACGCCGATCCTCCTTCCTGGGCCAGGCTGCTTCAGAGCGGCCCAGCGGCGTGGGCCGTATTAGTGCAGCAAGCACCGCTGCACCTCGGGGAGTGTTTGTAGGCATGGCTCCCACCGGAGGAACCAGCAGCCTGGGTGCACGCGTGTCCCGCAGAGCTCTGGGCATCAGCAGCGTGTTTCTGCACGGCCTTAGAAGCACCAGTGCTCCTGTGGTGACCCAGCCCAGAGATCGAGGCCACCAGTTTGGCTTCGACAGCCTCAATACGTGCCTCCTGGAGTACCGCGATAAAGTTCACGCTTTGGAGCAACTGAACCAACAGCTGGAGGAACAGATCAGACACTGCTTGGAACGTAAAGCCGTCAGTGCAGGGAAATGGACTGGCCTGAAACAAGACTGGGAGGATGTTTATATGCAG GTCAGTGAGGCTATCCTGGACAATGCTCGACTTATGCTGCAGACTGAGAATGTTCAAGCCAATGCAGAGGACTTTAAAGACAG GTATGAGAATGAGCAGCCGTTCCGTAAAGCTGTGGAAGAGGAAATTAACTCTCTGTACAAAGTCATTGATGAAGCAAACCTGACCGGAACGGACCTGGAGAATGAGATTGAAAGTATGAAGAATGAGCTGATGAATCTGGAGGAAAATCACATCGAG GATGTTAAAATGCTCTATAAGCAGATATCCGGCCGTGAGGTTGATGAGCCAGATGCTCCCACTGAGACCAGCCTGGACCAGATTCTAGCTTTTATCCGCTCCCACTGGGAGAAGATCATTGAGAAGAACCGTGCTGAGACTGATGACTACCTTGAGTGCAAG CAAACTGGCAGTGTGAACAGTAAGTTGAGTCAAGAGGAAGAGGAGCTCGAGAGTCTGAAGACTGAGTGCAACGATGCTGGGTGCAAGATTCAGAGTCTGCAGGCCGAAACCGAATCTATTAGAGCTCTG AAACGAGGCCTGGAGAACGCCCTTAGTGATGCCAAGCACTGGCATGACATTGAGCTCCAAAATTTGGGATCTGTTATCGGAAAGCTGGAGGCTGAGCTCAACGACGTTCGCGGGGACATCGAGCAGCAGCGCCGTGACTATGAAACCTTACTCAACAACAAGATGAAGCTGGAGATGGAGATCGGAACATATCATGGAATCCTGGATGGAGAGGAAAGCAGATTCTGCTCAAC GTTCCCCGGCGGTTCTTCAGTCCCAGAGGGACGAACTGATCCCACACCTTCCACATCTCAGCTACAAAGCAGTCCACAGGCTGAAG GTTCTAATGCTCCTGGTGCTCCAGAAGAAAGAAAGCTGGaatga
- the zgc:136930 gene encoding thread biopolymer filament subunit gamma isoform X1 gives MALSISLASSRMSGGYGGFGASGGGRLSLGLGGGAGLGLGLGGGLGLGAGGGLGLGLGGGAGAGAGLALGGGGGGALVASPAFAMGRAVAARGLGGSAALAAGPASGVAVAPILSRAAEKHTLSGLNDRFSTYMTKVRALQQENAALEAKLSQLTGGTDVSQESSVTATVEYEAQLSEYRSTLETLTIDTVRLEIELDNVRGTAHELKAKLDFEQGVKFQLESDIAAMKKDIELASDLRIDLDAKYSSLKNELDFVSKTQEEELSSLQSKLGTTTMDTSVSMIEVDTGKSFDISTALNKMRMEYEKSVQQHREEAEAYYKLKMDEIQTANAKNTEAVSSTKVEITTARKELQTLNLELQGLVAANMTLEQSLAEAQAQSSVGVAEYQAQIASLTSAIEVAKADLHKQILAYQELLDIKLALDVEISTYRKLLEGDDFKVPEFTESSYTFSGRALPHTSTPQDSPHNPAPKDIQTRYILTGKFHEGSVGQKLLQVYYY, from the exons ATGGCTTTGTCAATTTCCTTGGCCTCTTCCAGGATGTCTGGAGGTTATGGAGGGTTTGGTGCAAGTGGTGGAGGAAGACTGAGTTTGGGGCTCGGGGGTGGCGCTGGCTTAGGTCTTGGGCTAGGAGGTGGACTGGGCCTTGGAGCTGGTGGAGGTCTCGGCCTTGGGCTTGGTGGAGGTGCAGGAGCAGGTGCAGGATTGGCACTGGGTGGAGGTGGAGGCGGTGCACTGGTTGCCAGTCCTGCATTTGCAATGGGTCGTGCCGTTGCTGCAAGAGGACTCGGTGGAAGCGCCGCGCTCGCTGCCGGACCTGCATCAGGTGTCGCTGTGGCCCCGATACTTTCCAGGGCAGCTGAGAAGCACACGCTCTCTGGGCTGAATGACCGCTTCTCCACATACATGACCAAAGTACGGGCGCTACAGCAGGAGAATGCAGCTCTGGAGGCCAAGCTGTCCCAGCTGACCGGGGGGACGGATGTGTCCCAAGAGTCATCTGTGACTGCCACGGTGGAGTATGAGGCCCAGCTGAGCGAATATCGCAGCACACTGGAAACTCTCACCATCGACACTGTCAGACTGGAGATTGAGCTGGACAATGTTCGTGGAACTGCCCATGAACTGAAGGCTAA GCTTGACTTTGAACAAGGAGTGAAGTTTCAACTTGAGTCTGACATTGCTGCCATGAAAAAG GACATAGAATTGGCCTCTGACCTAAGAATTGATTTGGATGCCAAATATTCCAGCCTGAAAAATGAACTGGACTTTGTCAGCAAAACACAAGAGGAG GAACTGTCATCTTTGCAATCTAAACTGGGCACAACAACAATGGACACTTCAGTCTCAATGATTGAAGTAGACACTGGGAAGTCCTTTGACATCTCTACCGCTCTCAACAAGATGCGAATGGAATATGAGAAATCTGTACAGCAACACAGAGAGGAGGCTGAGGCGTATTACAAACTCAAG ATGGATGAGATTCAGACAGCCAATGCCAAAAACACAGAGGCCGTGTCATCGACTAAAGTTGAGATCACAACAGCCAGGAAAGAGCTGCAGACACTGAATTTAGAGCTTCAAGGGCTTGTGGCTGCA AACATGACTCTGGAGCAGAGTTTAGCAGAGGCCCAGGCCCAGTCCAGCGTGGGTGTTGCTGAATACCAGGCACAGATCGCTAGCCTCACATCCGCCATTGAGGTGGCTAAAGCAGATCTCCACAAACAGATCCTGGCCTACCAAGAGCTGCTGGACATCAAACTCGCCCTGGACGTTGAGATCTCCACCTACAGAAAATTGCTGGAAGGAGATGACTTCAA GGTGCCTGAGTTTACGGAGTCATCCTACACTTTTTCAG GGAGGGCCCTGCCCCACACCAGCACCCCCCAGGACTCCCCCCATAACCCTGCCCCAAAGGACATACAAACTAGATACATCCTGACAGGCAAGTTTCACGAAGGCAGTGTAGGACAGAAACTGCTtcaggtttattattattag
- the zgc:136930 gene encoding thread biopolymer filament subunit gamma isoform X2 — MALSISLASSRMSGGYGGFGASGGGRLSLGLGGGAGLGLGLGGGLGLGAGGGLGLGLGGGAGAGAGLALGGGGGGALVASPAFAMGRAVAARGLGGSAALAAGPASGVAVAPILSRAAEKHTLSGLNDRFSTYMTKVRALQQENAALEAKLSQLTGGTDVSQESSVTATVEYEAQLSEYRSTLETLTIDTVRLEIELDNVRGTAHELKAKLDFEQGVKFQLESDIAAMKKDIELASDLRIDLDAKYSSLKNELDFVSKTQEEELSSLQSKLGTTTMDTSVSMIEVDTGKSFDISTALNKMRMEYEKSVQQHREEAEAYYKLKMDEIQTANAKNTEAVSSTKVEITTARKELQTLNLELQGLVAANMTLEQSLAEAQAQSSVGVAEYQAQIASLTSAIEVAKADLHKQILAYQELLDIKLALDVEISTYRKLLEGDDFKVPEFTESSYTFSAGQIKVKEIITETSVISDADDTESS, encoded by the exons ATGGCTTTGTCAATTTCCTTGGCCTCTTCCAGGATGTCTGGAGGTTATGGAGGGTTTGGTGCAAGTGGTGGAGGAAGACTGAGTTTGGGGCTCGGGGGTGGCGCTGGCTTAGGTCTTGGGCTAGGAGGTGGACTGGGCCTTGGAGCTGGTGGAGGTCTCGGCCTTGGGCTTGGTGGAGGTGCAGGAGCAGGTGCAGGATTGGCACTGGGTGGAGGTGGAGGCGGTGCACTGGTTGCCAGTCCTGCATTTGCAATGGGTCGTGCCGTTGCTGCAAGAGGACTCGGTGGAAGCGCCGCGCTCGCTGCCGGACCTGCATCAGGTGTCGCTGTGGCCCCGATACTTTCCAGGGCAGCTGAGAAGCACACGCTCTCTGGGCTGAATGACCGCTTCTCCACATACATGACCAAAGTACGGGCGCTACAGCAGGAGAATGCAGCTCTGGAGGCCAAGCTGTCCCAGCTGACCGGGGGGACGGATGTGTCCCAAGAGTCATCTGTGACTGCCACGGTGGAGTATGAGGCCCAGCTGAGCGAATATCGCAGCACACTGGAAACTCTCACCATCGACACTGTCAGACTGGAGATTGAGCTGGACAATGTTCGTGGAACTGCCCATGAACTGAAGGCTAA GCTTGACTTTGAACAAGGAGTGAAGTTTCAACTTGAGTCTGACATTGCTGCCATGAAAAAG GACATAGAATTGGCCTCTGACCTAAGAATTGATTTGGATGCCAAATATTCCAGCCTGAAAAATGAACTGGACTTTGTCAGCAAAACACAAGAGGAG GAACTGTCATCTTTGCAATCTAAACTGGGCACAACAACAATGGACACTTCAGTCTCAATGATTGAAGTAGACACTGGGAAGTCCTTTGACATCTCTACCGCTCTCAACAAGATGCGAATGGAATATGAGAAATCTGTACAGCAACACAGAGAGGAGGCTGAGGCGTATTACAAACTCAAG ATGGATGAGATTCAGACAGCCAATGCCAAAAACACAGAGGCCGTGTCATCGACTAAAGTTGAGATCACAACAGCCAGGAAAGAGCTGCAGACACTGAATTTAGAGCTTCAAGGGCTTGTGGCTGCA AACATGACTCTGGAGCAGAGTTTAGCAGAGGCCCAGGCCCAGTCCAGCGTGGGTGTTGCTGAATACCAGGCACAGATCGCTAGCCTCACATCCGCCATTGAGGTGGCTAAAGCAGATCTCCACAAACAGATCCTGGCCTACCAAGAGCTGCTGGACATCAAACTCGCCCTGGACGTTGAGATCTCCACCTACAGAAAATTGCTGGAAGGAGATGACTTCAA GGTGCCTGAGTTTACGGAGTCATCCTACACTTTTTCAG CTGGGCAAATAAAGGTCAAAGAAATTATTACAG AGACATCAGTCATCTCCGATGCAGATGATACTGAATCCTCTTGA
- the ccr9a gene encoding C-C chemokine receptor type 9a, which yields MNITESAIPFTEVTSEYDYEGSTTMGDYEGGEICNKAAVREFRSYYEPALYWIIVILGAIGNTLVVWIYTHFKNRLKAMTDVYLLNLAIADLFFLCTLPFWAADSISGWTFGSPLCRIVSAIYKINFFSSMFLLTCISVDRYIVIVQTTKAQNSKRDRLLYSKLICVLVWLFAAVMSIPEFLFARSKEDDEGNHFCTMVYWNNENNRTKIAVLSLQICMGFCIPLIVMFFCYTNIIRTLLKTRSFEKHKALRVILAVVAVFVFSQLPYNSMLVFEATQAANTTVTNCQEVQRFDIANQVMKSLAYMHSCLNPFLYAFVGVRFRKDVIRLFQHLGCLPTLKNSKLLQGSSHRPSVMSDTETTNALSL from the exons atgaACATAACAGAGTCTGCGATCCCGTTCACTGAGGTGACTTCAGAATAT GATTATGAAGGTTCCACAACTATGGGTGATTATGAAGGAGGGGAAATATGTAACAAAGCAGCAGTGAGAGAGTTTCGAAGCTACTATGAGCCTGCTCTCTACTGGATAATTGTGATTTTGGGAGCCATTGGCAACACTCTGGTGGTCTGGatatacacacacttcaaaAACCGCCTGAAGGCGATGACGGACGTCTATCTACTGAACCTGGCTATTGCTGATTTGTTCTTTCTCTGCACTCTGCCCTTCTGGGCCGCCGACTCCATCAGCGGATGGACCTTTGGCTCTCCCCTCTGCAGAATCGTCTCTGCCATTTACAAAATCAACTTCTTCAGCAGCATGTTTCTACTTACCTGCATCAGCGTCGACCGCTACATAGTGATTGTCCAGACTACCAAAGCGCAGAACTCCAAGAGGGATCGTCTCCTGTACAGCAAACTCATCTGTGTGTTAGTCTGGCTCTTCGCGGCTGTGATGTCCATCCCAGAGTTTCTCTTTGCTCGATCAAAAGAGGATGATGAAGGCAATCACTTTTGTACGATGGTCTACTGGAACAATGAAAACAATCGCACCAAAATAGCGGTCCTGTCTCTCCAGATCTGCATGGGCTTCTGCATCCCTCTCATAGTGATGTTCTTCTGCTATACCAACATCATCCGCACCTTGCTGAAGACAAGGAGCTTCGAGAAGCACAAGGCCCTGCGGGTCATCCTGGCAGTTGTGgccgtgtttgttttctctcagcTTCCGTACAACAGCATGTTGGTCTTTGAAGCCACTCAGGCGGCCAATACGACTGTCACAAACTGCCAAGAGGTCCAACGCTTTGACATCGCCAACCAAGTTATGAAGAGTCTCGCTTACATGCACAGCTGCCTAAATCCATTCCTTTATGCCTTCGTCGGAGTGCGTTTCCGAAAAGATGTCATTCGACTTTTTCAACACCTTGGCTGTCTTCCAACCCTCAAGAACTCCAAGTTACTGCAGGGAAGCTCTCACCGCCCCTCTGTTATGTCAGACACAGAAACCACCAATGCTCTTTCATTATGA